The Marinilongibacter aquaticus genome has a window encoding:
- a CDS encoding redoxin domain-containing protein, which yields MKIAILAAITILVIAVVANFNTVKNLLSDKKAIQIKPSAVTVKGSLYDFKMTSLEGQEIDLSKYKGKKVVLLNVASKCGFTPQYADWEKFHEQYGKDIEVLGFPANNFGAQEPGSDEEIATFCEKNYGVKFQMFSKIDVIGENQHPLYKWLSQKELNGWNDKAPTWNFCKYVVNEKGELTHFFASKITPDNEEFKKAVGI from the coding sequence ATGAAAATAGCAATACTCGCCGCCATAACAATCCTCGTGATTGCTGTCGTAGCCAATTTCAATACAGTGAAAAATCTCCTTTCGGACAAAAAAGCCATTCAAATCAAACCCTCTGCGGTTACTGTAAAAGGCTCTTTATACGATTTCAAGATGACGAGCTTGGAAGGCCAAGAAATTGACCTTTCGAAATACAAAGGCAAAAAAGTGGTTTTGCTCAATGTAGCCTCCAAATGCGGCTTTACTCCGCAATATGCCGATTGGGAAAAATTCCATGAGCAATACGGAAAAGACATCGAAGTTTTGGGCTTTCCGGCCAATAATTTTGGAGCACAAGAACCCGGAAGCGACGAAGAAATTGCGACTTTCTGCGAAAAAAATTACGGTGTTAAATTTCAAATGTTTTCTAAAATCGACGTCATCGGCGAAAATCAGCATCCTTTGTACAAATGGTTGAGCCAAAAAGAATTGAACGGCTGGAACGACAAGGCCCCAACTTGGAATTTCTGCAAATATGTAGTCAACGAAAAAGGAGAATTGACGCACTTTTTCGCATCCAAAATCACGCCCGATAACGAAGAATTCAAAAAAGCCGTTGGCATTTAA
- a CDS encoding DoxX family protein, which translates to MYTKLFLRLAISIGFLSAVADRLGLWSKTVSVWGNWDNFLDYTQTINPWLPTALIPAAGMLATAAEIIFGIFLLVGFKTELFAKLSGFLILLFALSMTFSTGIKGAFDFSVFTASAAAFALGTMKEKHLELDSLLGKGH; encoded by the coding sequence ATGTATACAAAACTCTTTTTGCGTCTGGCCATTTCGATCGGTTTTTTATCCGCCGTAGCCGACCGCTTGGGCCTTTGGAGTAAAACGGTCTCGGTTTGGGGGAATTGGGACAATTTCCTCGACTATACGCAAACGATCAACCCTTGGCTTCCAACTGCCCTGATTCCCGCAGCCGGAATGCTAGCCACCGCAGCCGAGATAATTTTTGGGATTTTCTTGCTTGTCGGATTCAAAACAGAATTGTTTGCCAAATTAAGCGGCTTCTTGATTTTACTATTTGCCCTGTCTATGACCTTTTCAACCGGTATAAAAGGAGCTTTCGACTTCTCCGTCTTTACCGCTTCGGCGGCAGCCTTTGCCTTAGGCACAATGAAAGAAAAACACCTGGAACTGGACAGCCTCCTCGGCAAAGGACACTAA
- a CDS encoding TolC family protein: MKYFACLVFLFQSLVGLAQTPLTLQEAGELLQKNNLLLLAEQYNISAAQAATIQAKIWDLPYLSAELNALNPSQNRLFDMGGKGQKAFAIEQIIYLGGKKKSEVEVAKGNEALAALQFEQLLRNLKYTLAQNFYEMYYDGQRVENLDLQISRLDTLLANYGKQVEKGNIALKEQVRLQAFDFELKSEKNTLEQNILGYRQNLALLTGVDGTIEPILNENEVIRKVTERFGSKEHILQEALDNNLDYRMANKLSENQALMIQWQKALAKPDLTAGLSYDQRGGAFNNQVNLTLGIPLPFWNKNKGNIQLAEAQAKQMGLNTAYEKRNIETQTESLWAAWMQQQSRLKSVDPATENNLQEVYEGVLSNFQKRNISFLEFVDFMESYNQTVLQLNEIKKSWILSSLNLDHLTNNESF; encoded by the coding sequence ATGAAATACTTTGCATGTCTGGTTTTCCTTTTTCAGTCGCTTGTGGGTTTGGCTCAAACACCCTTGACTTTACAGGAAGCCGGAGAGCTTCTTCAGAAGAACAACTTGCTTTTATTGGCTGAGCAGTACAATATCTCAGCGGCCCAAGCGGCCACAATTCAAGCCAAAATATGGGACTTGCCTTATCTTTCTGCCGAACTAAACGCCCTCAATCCTTCACAAAACAGGCTGTTTGATATGGGTGGCAAAGGCCAGAAAGCCTTTGCTATCGAGCAGATCATTTATTTGGGTGGCAAAAAGAAAAGCGAAGTGGAGGTGGCCAAAGGAAACGAGGCCCTTGCGGCATTGCAATTCGAGCAATTGCTACGCAACCTAAAATACACCCTGGCCCAGAATTTTTACGAAATGTATTACGACGGGCAACGTGTCGAAAATCTCGATTTGCAGATTAGCCGTTTGGATACCTTGTTGGCCAATTACGGAAAGCAAGTTGAAAAGGGAAACATTGCCCTCAAAGAGCAAGTGCGTTTGCAAGCTTTCGATTTTGAACTGAAAAGCGAGAAAAATACGCTCGAACAAAACATTTTGGGCTATCGCCAAAATTTGGCCTTGTTGACCGGAGTTGACGGAACCATTGAACCAATTTTGAACGAGAATGAGGTCATTCGAAAAGTGACCGAGCGATTTGGCTCAAAAGAACACATTCTTCAAGAGGCACTCGACAATAATTTGGACTACCGAATGGCCAATAAATTGTCGGAGAACCAGGCTTTGATGATTCAATGGCAAAAAGCCTTGGCCAAACCCGACCTCACGGCGGGCCTTTCCTACGATCAACGTGGCGGAGCATTTAACAACCAGGTGAACCTTACCTTGGGTATTCCATTGCCCTTTTGGAACAAAAACAAAGGGAATATTCAATTGGCCGAGGCACAAGCCAAGCAAATGGGCCTGAATACAGCCTACGAAAAGCGGAATATCGAAACGCAAACAGAGAGCCTTTGGGCGGCGTGGATGCAACAGCAATCGCGTTTGAAATCGGTCGATCCTGCAACTGAAAACAATTTGCAAGAAGTCTACGAAGGCGTATTGAGCAATTTTCAAAAACGCAACATCTCTTTTCTCGAGTTTGTGGATTTCATGGAAAGCTACAACCAAACGGTATTGCAGCTCAACGAGATTAAGAAATCTTGGATACTCTCTAGTTTAAATCTGGATCATTTGACCAACAATGAAAGCTTCTAA
- a CDS encoding 1,4-dihydroxy-2-naphthoate polyprenyltransferase, giving the protein MNPWISAARPRTLPLALASIFMGGFLAAYQNQFNGLIFGLACLTTILLQVLSNFANDYGDTQNGADSADRIGPARAVQSGEITAQQMWKGIVICGVLALLSGLLLLYFAFRDFSISQFGGFLALGLLCILAAYTYTAGKKPYGYAGFGDISVFIFFGLVGVLGSYYLFTKQLDWLIILPAISCGLLSTGVLNLNNIRDINSDKAAGKLTIPTRIGKNKAILYHWLLLAIALLSILVFAQIADHVSYYFLLAFPLFLINAIRIKRIENPDPLLKQLALSTLIFVLLTGISLLF; this is encoded by the coding sequence ATGAACCCCTGGATTTCCGCCGCTCGCCCCAGAACATTGCCCTTGGCCCTGGCGAGCATCTTTATGGGCGGCTTTTTGGCCGCTTACCAAAATCAATTCAACGGATTGATTTTCGGACTGGCCTGCCTCACCACTATCTTGCTTCAAGTTTTATCGAATTTCGCCAACGATTACGGAGATACGCAAAATGGAGCTGACTCTGCTGACCGTATAGGTCCTGCCCGAGCCGTACAAAGTGGAGAGATCACCGCACAACAAATGTGGAAAGGCATTGTGATTTGTGGCGTACTCGCTCTACTCAGTGGGCTGCTGCTCCTTTATTTTGCCTTCAGGGATTTTTCCATTTCTCAATTTGGAGGATTTTTGGCCTTGGGACTGCTTTGCATTTTGGCCGCATACACCTATACCGCAGGCAAAAAGCCTTACGGCTACGCGGGATTTGGCGACATTTCGGTCTTCATTTTCTTCGGCCTTGTGGGTGTATTGGGCAGTTATTACCTTTTCACAAAACAACTCGATTGGCTCATTATCCTGCCCGCCATTAGCTGCGGACTGCTTTCTACGGGGGTTTTAAATTTGAACAATATCCGCGACATCAATTCAGACAAAGCCGCCGGTAAATTGACAATCCCTACACGTATTGGCAAAAACAAAGCCATTTTGTACCATTGGTTGCTGCTTGCAATCGCTCTTTTGAGCATATTGGTCTTCGCTCAAATTGCCGATCATGTCAGTTATTATTTCCTCTTGGCCTTTCCATTGTTTCTCATCAATGCGATTCGCATCAAACGCATCGAAAACCCAGACCCCCTACTCAAACAACTGGCTTTGAGCACATTAATTTTCGTGTTGTTGACGGGTATTTCCTTGCTATTCTGA
- a CDS encoding YciI family protein gives MKQFLLLLHEDIEKMGELSPKEMEDLANAHMAWAEKLAESGHLISGDGLQEKAVLISGENAVVKDGPYMESKEIIGGYYLLQAENMDTILEIAKGCPCHIWGGTTEIRQIMDMEDYAESNC, from the coding sequence ATGAAACAATTTTTATTACTGCTGCACGAAGACATTGAAAAAATGGGTGAGCTTTCGCCAAAAGAAATGGAAGATTTGGCCAATGCTCACATGGCCTGGGCCGAAAAATTAGCCGAATCGGGGCATTTGATTTCGGGCGATGGCCTGCAAGAAAAAGCCGTACTGATTTCGGGTGAAAATGCGGTGGTCAAAGACGGGCCATATATGGAATCGAAAGAGATTATTGGTGGCTATTATCTTCTGCAAGCAGAAAACATGGACACGATTTTAGAAATAGCCAAGGGCTGCCCTTGTCATATCTGGGGCGGAACTACCGAAATAAGACAAATTATGGATATGGAAGATTATGCCGAATCCAATTGCTGA
- a CDS encoding RNA polymerase sigma factor → MPNPIAETNFRVLYGKLFAALTRQYGVHRFSEIEDAIQNSFLKAVKKWKPDSSPKRKEDWLFITAKNDLLNQLKKNNKVTDLESEQTADFSETETSDLRLETVCMVTSSSTLTKQAKIVFVLKNIFGLSVPEIAENTLLREEAIYKIVRRAKNSLQTEYKSRLVSDTLKSMSSEALRTVEEVLYAVFNTGFDSFSEKNKSIVNEDLCLESFALAKILLKDYSQESTSNLLSLFCFHIARLEAKVDADNLISFFKQDQNKWNKEMINLGFHYLKKPNKIDKFYIEALIVSKYMSAPSFDLDFWKDIIRLYEILLQISPSPIVEINYCFCLFKAERKEEAMGLLEKLEGQLATEHTYLSLLKASLLSESKPKESQEITAQMITKMNQEIRKRYLLENKFINL, encoded by the coding sequence ATGCCGAATCCAATTGCTGAAACCAATTTCCGGGTTTTGTATGGCAAGCTTTTTGCCGCTCTTACCCGCCAATACGGTGTGCATCGTTTTTCGGAGATTGAGGACGCCATCCAAAACAGCTTTCTAAAGGCCGTAAAAAAATGGAAACCAGACAGTTCGCCCAAAAGGAAAGAGGACTGGCTTTTCATCACAGCCAAGAACGATCTGCTGAATCAATTGAAGAAAAACAACAAAGTCACGGATTTAGAAAGCGAGCAAACGGCAGATTTTTCGGAAACCGAAACAAGCGATTTGAGGCTGGAAACCGTCTGCATGGTGACTTCTTCGTCTACCCTTACGAAACAGGCGAAAATTGTTTTTGTCTTAAAAAATATCTTCGGGCTGAGTGTGCCGGAAATTGCGGAGAACACTTTACTCCGTGAAGAAGCCATTTACAAGATTGTCCGAAGAGCCAAGAATTCGCTGCAAACGGAATACAAAAGCCGCCTTGTTTCCGATACGCTAAAAAGCATGAGCAGCGAGGCATTGCGTACCGTTGAAGAGGTATTGTATGCCGTTTTCAATACGGGGTTCGATTCCTTCAGTGAGAAAAACAAGTCCATTGTAAATGAAGATTTGTGCTTGGAATCTTTCGCTTTGGCTAAAATATTACTCAAAGATTATTCACAGGAATCCACGAGCAACTTGCTCTCGCTTTTCTGTTTTCACATTGCCAGGCTCGAAGCCAAAGTAGATGCGGACAATTTGATCTCCTTTTTCAAACAAGACCAAAACAAATGGAACAAGGAAATGATAAACCTCGGTTTTCATTATTTGAAAAAGCCCAACAAAATCGATAAGTTTTATATCGAAGCCCTGATCGTCAGTAAATACATGTCTGCCCCTTCATTTGACCTGGATTTTTGGAAGGACATCATTCGCCTTTACGAAATACTCTTGCAGATTTCGCCTTCGCCAATCGTAGAAATCAATTATTGCTTTTGTTTGTTCAAGGCCGAAAGAAAAGAAGAGGCCATGGGTTTACTCGAAAAACTCGAAGGCCAACTGGCCACCGAACACACGTATCTGTCTCTTCTAAAAGCCTCTTTATTGAGCGAGAGCAAGCCGAAAGAATCGCAAGAAATAACCGCACAAATGATTACAAAAATGAACCAAGAAATACGCAAAAGATATTTGCTCGAAAACAAATTTATCAATTTATAA
- a CDS encoding NAD(P)(+) transhydrogenase (Re/Si-specific) subunit beta, which translates to MSITIQLAYLIASILFIIGIKKMNKTKEARSGNQLSALGMLIAILATVVQIDVLSLSDILICIVIGSAIGLFIAFKVEMTQMPEMVALFNGFGGLASLSVALSDFWLKTQGLQEHVGVIIGTSAALSIFIGGLTFTGSLIAFLKLNGKINGQPIMFKGQHALNLVLLIGAITMAVVALMHQSDPMYILILVGIALLLGILTVIPIGGADMPVVISLLNSYSGMAACTTGFVLNNNVLIVSGALVGASGIILTQIMCKAMNRSLLNVLLGGFGQTGTTSSGDGEEMVVKEVGVEEAAMLFDSASSVIVVPGYGMAVAQAQHVIRELAEQCEKRNIEFRFAIHPVAGRMPGHMNVLLAEANIPYDKLIEMEQINDDFPNTDLVFVVGANDVVNPAARNNPQSPIYGMPILNADKARTVIVSKRSMGKGYAGIQNELFGYDNCLMLFGDAKQTITKVVSEMKEM; encoded by the coding sequence ATGAGTATAACTATACAATTAGCCTACCTTATTGCCTCGATCCTGTTTATCATCGGGATCAAAAAAATGAACAAAACCAAGGAAGCCCGAAGCGGAAACCAACTTTCGGCCTTGGGTATGCTTATCGCCATTTTGGCCACAGTTGTTCAAATCGATGTGCTCTCGCTGAGCGATATTCTCATTTGCATTGTCATCGGATCGGCCATTGGCCTCTTTATAGCTTTCAAAGTCGAAATGACCCAAATGCCCGAAATGGTTGCCCTTTTCAATGGCTTTGGCGGCTTAGCTTCCTTGTCTGTTGCCTTATCCGACTTTTGGTTGAAAACCCAAGGACTTCAAGAGCATGTCGGTGTAATTATAGGTACTTCTGCCGCATTAAGTATATTTATCGGTGGACTCACCTTCACGGGATCGCTCATTGCCTTTCTCAAACTGAACGGCAAAATCAATGGCCAGCCCATTATGTTTAAAGGCCAACACGCCTTAAACCTTGTCTTGCTTATAGGAGCTATCACCATGGCGGTTGTGGCTTTAATGCACCAATCCGATCCCATGTATATTCTCATATTGGTGGGCATTGCCCTGCTTTTGGGCATTCTTACTGTAATACCGATTGGAGGAGCAGATATGCCGGTGGTCATTTCTTTGTTGAATTCTTATTCAGGAATGGCGGCTTGTACTACGGGTTTTGTTCTGAACAACAATGTACTTATCGTCTCTGGAGCTTTGGTGGGGGCTTCGGGCATTATACTGACGCAAATCATGTGTAAAGCCATGAACCGTTCTTTGCTGAATGTACTTCTAGGTGGTTTTGGCCAAACCGGTACGACCAGCTCTGGCGATGGTGAAGAAATGGTGGTCAAAGAAGTAGGCGTAGAAGAAGCTGCAATGTTGTTCGACTCCGCTTCATCTGTAATTGTGGTGCCCGGGTACGGCATGGCCGTGGCCCAAGCACAGCACGTGATTCGCGAACTGGCCGAACAATGCGAAAAACGCAACATAGAATTCCGATTCGCCATACACCCGGTGGCGGGTAGAATGCCCGGGCATATGAACGTATTGTTGGCCGAAGCCAATATCCCCTACGACAAATTGATCGAAATGGAACAGATCAATGACGATTTCCCCAATACCGATTTGGTTTTCGTGGTAGGAGCCAACGATGTGGTCAATCCGGCGGCTCGAAACAACCCGCAAAGCCCAATCTACGGCATGCCTATTCTGAATGCCGACAAAGCCCGTACGGTAATTGTGAGCAAAAGAAGTATGGGCAAAGGCTACGCCGGAATCCAAAACGAGCTTTTTGGTTACGACAACTGCCTTATGCTTTTCGGAGATGCCAAACAAACCATCACCAAAGTGGTTTCGGAAATGAAGGAGATGTAA
- a CDS encoding sensor histidine kinase: MTLKTKISLLVSLLFTFIYAVSATVVYVLFADFRKDEFENRLKDKAITSIKLLVEVEEVDSRLLETIDTVSINNLYSEKTLIFDSDFNLIYSSLDDTRIEWDQSDLEYLKKNKTFFRRENNLEVYGFFYDTNQEDFYALISANDSYGNRKLEYLLVILIFSYFLFTAAAWVATSYLVKKLFRPLDNFHTKVKSINENNLDTRIAVKRAKDEIDLLANEFNQMLLRIETSYTKQKEFAAQASHELRTPVTRITAQLENRMRNEKEPEMLHFMENLLKDVNQLSDLINSLLLLSKLEKDDRASERLCRIDEVVFEACEIVNRTFPDFKLQLEILESEHEDFLELKANKALMVIVFVNLLKNAYVHSESKKAILTIAEEGQKLKVEVSNDGQTLSEKEQEELFQPFMRGENSKNKSGLGLGLRIVWRILSQQNGEIRYRVEDGQNVFELKFRS; the protein is encoded by the coding sequence ATGACTTTGAAGACCAAAATATCGCTCTTGGTTTCGCTTTTGTTCACCTTTATTTACGCCGTTTCGGCCACGGTGGTGTATGTGCTTTTTGCTGATTTCCGGAAAGACGAATTTGAAAACCGACTGAAAGACAAGGCCATCACTTCGATCAAATTGCTGGTGGAGGTGGAGGAAGTGGATTCTCGATTGCTCGAAACCATCGATACGGTAAGTATCAACAATCTGTATTCGGAAAAAACCTTGATTTTCGATTCGGATTTCAACCTGATCTACAGCAGTCTGGACGATACGCGTATTGAATGGGATCAAAGCGATTTGGAATATCTGAAAAAGAACAAAACTTTTTTCAGAAGAGAAAACAACCTCGAAGTGTACGGTTTTTTCTACGATACCAACCAAGAGGATTTTTACGCCCTGATCTCGGCCAATGACAGCTACGGAAACCGCAAGCTGGAATACCTTTTGGTCATTCTTATTTTCAGTTATTTTTTGTTCACGGCGGCAGCTTGGGTGGCCACTTCATATTTGGTGAAAAAGCTTTTCCGGCCGCTCGACAATTTTCACACCAAGGTGAAAAGCATCAATGAGAACAATTTGGATACACGGATTGCGGTAAAAAGGGCGAAAGATGAAATCGACCTTTTGGCCAACGAGTTCAACCAAATGCTTTTACGGATCGAAACTTCGTATACCAAACAAAAGGAGTTTGCGGCTCAGGCTTCGCATGAATTGCGTACCCCCGTGACACGCATAACCGCACAATTGGAAAACAGGATGCGGAACGAGAAGGAGCCAGAAATGCTGCATTTCATGGAGAATCTGCTGAAGGACGTCAATCAGCTTTCCGACCTCATCAATTCATTGTTGCTTCTTTCTAAGCTGGAAAAAGACGATAGGGCATCGGAAAGGCTTTGCCGCATCGACGAGGTGGTTTTCGAAGCCTGTGAAATTGTAAACCGCACTTTCCCCGACTTTAAACTGCAATTGGAGATTCTGGAAAGCGAACACGAGGATTTTCTCGAATTGAAAGCAAACAAGGCTTTGATGGTCATTGTGTTCGTCAATCTTTTGAAGAATGCGTATGTGCATTCGGAAAGCAAAAAGGCGATTTTGACGATTGCGGAAGAGGGGCAAAAGCTAAAAGTGGAAGTGTCGAACGATGGCCAAACGTTGAGCGAAAAGGAGCAGGAAGAGCTTTTTCAGCCTTTTATGCGGGGCGAAAATTCCAAGAATAAGTCGGGTTTGGGTCTGGGCTTGCGAATTGTTTGGCGAATTTTAAGTCAGCAAAACGGAGAAATACGCTATAGGGTAGAAGACGGGCAAAATGTCTTCGAGCTAAAATTCAGGTCTTAA
- a CDS encoding NAD(P) transhydrogenase subunit alpha, producing MSLESLIILFYVLVLASYLGFELIAKVPPTLHTPLMSGSNAISGITIVGAILASNELGYTTISKWLGMLALILATINVVGGYAVTDRMLKMFRKK from the coding sequence ATGTCATTAGAATCACTCATTATCCTATTCTATGTCTTGGTATTGGCCAGCTATCTGGGCTTCGAACTGATCGCCAAAGTACCGCCTACCTTGCACACACCGCTCATGTCTGGCTCAAACGCCATTTCGGGCATCACGATCGTTGGGGCCATTTTGGCCAGTAATGAACTGGGCTATACCACCATCAGCAAATGGTTGGGGATGTTGGCCCTCATTTTGGCCACAATCAATGTGGTGGGCGGCTATGCCGTGACCGACCGCATGTTGAAAATGTTTCGTAAAAAATAA
- a CDS encoding Re/Si-specific NAD(P)(+) transhydrogenase subunit alpha, producing MQISILKESKPRENRVALSPEVSKQLIKKGFQVKIESGAGLASSFSDEDYTLVGASIAANKKDACQAQILLKVNAFTPEEITEMPEEAVCISFLYAYTIPETLEAFNAKKISAFAMDAVPRISRAQKMDALSSQANLAGYKTVLLGANALGKIFPLMMTAAGTITPAKVLIFGAGVAGLQAIATAKRLGAVVEVTDVRPETKEQVESLGGRFLTVEGAEGVETEGGYAKEVSKEFLQKQKELVQERIKEADLVITTALVIGKKAPVLVTEEMVKSMKAGSVIVDMAVESGGNCEISEINSSVVKHKVTIIGEANLPSLLPVNASQLYATNISTLLLHLADKDGFKWEMEEEITKGSLITHGGETVHAFTKTILEKTQTV from the coding sequence ATGCAGATTTCTATTCTCAAAGAATCCAAACCGCGGGAGAATCGCGTGGCCCTAAGCCCTGAGGTAAGCAAGCAACTCATCAAAAAAGGTTTTCAGGTAAAAATCGAAAGTGGAGCCGGTTTGGCCTCGTCTTTTAGCGACGAAGACTACACCCTAGTGGGAGCAAGTATAGCCGCCAATAAAAAGGATGCCTGCCAAGCCCAGATTCTGCTCAAGGTGAACGCCTTTACACCGGAAGAAATCACCGAAATGCCCGAGGAAGCCGTGTGTATTTCTTTCCTTTACGCCTACACCATTCCTGAAACGCTAGAAGCTTTCAATGCCAAGAAAATTTCGGCCTTTGCCATGGACGCCGTCCCTCGCATTTCGCGTGCCCAGAAAATGGATGCCCTGAGTTCGCAGGCCAATCTTGCGGGCTACAAAACTGTTTTGTTGGGAGCCAATGCTTTGGGCAAAATCTTCCCTTTGATGATGACCGCCGCGGGTACCATCACGCCAGCCAAAGTACTCATTTTCGGAGCGGGCGTGGCGGGTTTGCAGGCCATTGCCACCGCCAAAAGATTGGGGGCCGTGGTTGAGGTTACCGATGTTCGCCCAGAAACAAAAGAGCAAGTGGAGTCGCTGGGTGGCCGTTTTCTTACAGTAGAAGGAGCCGAAGGAGTAGAGACTGAAGGCGGCTACGCCAAAGAAGTGTCGAAAGAGTTTCTTCAAAAACAAAAAGAGCTGGTACAAGAACGAATAAAAGAAGCCGATTTGGTGATTACAACCGCTTTGGTCATCGGAAAAAAAGCCCCTGTGCTCGTTACGGAAGAAATGGTAAAAAGCATGAAAGCCGGTTCGGTTATTGTGGACATGGCGGTAGAATCTGGCGGCAATTGCGAGATTTCGGAAATCAACAGCAGCGTGGTCAAACACAAGGTAACTATCATTGGTGAAGCCAATTTACCTTCTTTGCTTCCAGTAAACGCCAGTCAACTTTATGCTACAAACATCAGCACATTGTTGCTCCATTTGGCAGATAAAGATGGCTTCAAATGGGAAATGGAAGAAGAAATCACCAAAGGATCGTTGATTACACATGGTGGCGAAACAGTACACGCCTTCACAAAAACCATTCTGGAAAAAACACAAACCGTTTAA
- a CDS encoding DUF6265 family protein: MKTIHFALVTILLSSCHSATKKELADSENQSETFDWLLGNWERMHEEKGKHTFENWEKVSKNEYTGISFTMQNGDTIKQEKIRLLRQSDHWVLSVKVPEEKESIAFPVTELKSDAFLCTNDTLDFPKQIKYWKNGRKINAKVSGDALEIDFEFERID; the protein is encoded by the coding sequence ATGAAGACAATACATTTCGCCTTGGTGACAATACTCTTGAGCTCCTGCCATTCGGCCACGAAAAAAGAACTGGCCGACTCAGAAAATCAGTCTGAAACCTTTGATTGGCTACTTGGAAATTGGGAAAGAATGCACGAAGAAAAAGGTAAACATACTTTTGAAAACTGGGAAAAAGTAAGTAAAAACGAATACACTGGAATAAGCTTCACCATGCAAAACGGCGACACGATAAAACAAGAGAAAATCCGACTTCTTCGACAAAGCGATCACTGGGTGCTGAGCGTGAAAGTTCCAGAAGAAAAGGAATCCATCGCCTTCCCCGTTACCGAGCTGAAAAGCGACGCATTTCTTTGCACAAACGACACTTTGGATTTTCCCAAACAAATAAAATATTGGAAAAACGGTCGGAAAATCAATGCTAAAGTTTCGGGAGACGCTTTGGAGATAGACTTCGAATTCGAAAGAATTGATTAA
- a CDS encoding response regulator transcription factor produces the protein MENILLLEDDPVLSKEISQFLDSNDFKCDCVYDGSLASKQAKLKEYDLAVLDINVPGMNGLEVCQLLRQDNGKMPILMLTAYGEIEDKMEAYNKGADDYLVKPFHLEELLIRIKSLLRRKDIPQVETQEIEVADLRINTYTMQVFRAEKEVALSPKEFKLLSILAKANGRVLSKMQIADELWDFRIETNQNTIEVYINFLRKKIDKDFEQKLIHTKVGYGYYLKDEA, from the coding sequence ATGGAAAATATTCTTTTGCTTGAAGATGATCCCGTGCTTTCGAAAGAGATCAGCCAATTTCTCGACAGCAATGATTTCAAGTGCGATTGCGTGTACGATGGTTCTTTGGCCAGCAAACAGGCAAAACTGAAAGAATATGACCTCGCAGTTTTGGACATCAACGTGCCCGGAATGAACGGCTTGGAAGTCTGCCAATTGCTTAGGCAAGACAACGGCAAAATGCCGATTTTAATGCTCACGGCTTACGGTGAAATTGAAGACAAGATGGAGGCTTACAACAAAGGAGCCGACGACTATTTGGTGAAACCTTTTCATCTTGAAGAATTGCTGATTAGGATAAAGTCCTTGCTTCGGCGTAAGGATATTCCGCAAGTGGAAACACAAGAAATAGAAGTGGCTGATCTGCGGATCAATACCTATACTATGCAAGTGTTCAGGGCGGAAAAAGAAGTGGCTTTGAGCCCAAAGGAGTTCAAACTGCTTTCGATTTTGGCCAAAGCAAATGGCCGCGTGCTTTCTAAAATGCAGATTGCCGACGAACTGTGGGATTTCCGTATCGAAACCAACCAGAATACCATCGAGGTGTACATCAATTTCCTGCGTAAGAAAATCGATAAAGATTTCGAACAAAAGTTAATCCACACCAAAGTGGGTTACGGTTATTATTTAAAAGATGAGGCCTGA